The following nucleotide sequence is from Fibrobacter succinogenes.
AAATGATATTATTACGCTTTCGAAATTGAACAATCGCGAAAGTGAACCGTTTGACCTCAGTGAAAAAATAAATCTTTGGAACTTGTCGCACAGTTGCATTGAAAGCCTTCTTTTGAATGCCAACAAAAAGTCTATCCAGCTTTCGTTAGATGGTAATCCAACTGCTGAAATTTTGGGTAATTCTAAACTTATTTACGAAATGGTTTTCAACTTGGTCGATAATGCAATCCGTTATACGGAACAAGGTGGAAAAGTTGTCGTACTTGTAGAACCGAACGCTATTGTTGTAAAAGAAACGGGAATAGGAATTCCCGAAGAAAGTCAATCGCGTATTTTTGAACGTTTTTATCGCGTGGATAAAAGCCGTTCCAAAGAAACAGGCGGCACGGGCCTTGGCCTTGCGATTGTAAAGCATATTGCCGAAGTTCACCATGCGACGATCCACTTAAAATCTACAGTCGGTTTTGGTACAGAAATTCAAGTCGGATTTAACTCATTTTCAAAATAAAATAAAGTACTATGATTCTTGCAATTCTTAAAATGATCGGTTGCCTTGCGCTCCTCATGTTCGGTATGAAAACCATGAGCGAAGGCTTGCAAAAACTCACTGGCGGGCACCTTCGCGCTGTTCTTGGAACCATGACCAAACATCGCGTGGGCGTGCATTACATGGATATCATTAACGACTGCGAAAAGCTCGGTGACTACATTGTGAACGTGGTCGAAGCTCACTTGAATCATCGACTGAAAAAGTAAAAATCGTTAAAAAAGTGCGTTTGGGGCGATTTTTCCCGAAATTTGGGATATCGCTCTTGACAAAATGTCTAAAAAAATAGCGCAAACGGGTGTAATTTACCCTTCCATATAATATAGATTACACTTAGGTGTAATTCTAAAAAGGGATTTTACATGTTTGTGGGATATTCTAAAACTCTTGCTGGGATGGCTTTTGCCCTCGGTATTTCTCTGTTCGGTACGCTCCATGCGGCTCCGGACCCCAATTTTCACATTTATATTGCCTATGGCCAGTCCAATATGGGCGGCACAGCAGATGCTCAAAGTGCAGATAAGGCGGAGCATCCGCGCTTCAAGATTTTTGCAACGCAAAAGTGCTCGGGCAAAGGTCGCAATACGTTGGGCGAGGTTTATCCGGCGGTGCCTTCGCTGTTTAACTGCGGCAATACAATTTCTATCGCGGACTGGTTTGGCCGTACGATGGCCGATAGCATGCCCGATGTGACCGTAGGGATTATTCCTGTTGCGGTGGGCGGTGCAAGTATTAAGTTGTTTGATAAAGACCAATACGCAAGTTACCTTTCGACGGCGGAAACATGGCTCCAGAACTATGCCAAGGAATATGCTAGCGATGGAAACGTTTACAAGACGATTGTCGATATTGCCAAGAAAGCAAAAGAAGTCGGCGTTATTAAAGGTTTTATTTTCCACCAGGGCGAAACGGATGGTGGCTATTCGGATTGGCCGAAAATTGTGAAGAAAACGCGTGACGATATTTTGAAAGCGCTTGACATGAGTTCGGATACGGTGCCGTTTGTGGCGGGTGAACTTTTGCGCGATGGTTGCTGCTATTCTGATCGTGTTTCGAAACTCCCGAATACCATGGACAATACTTATTATGCGACTTCCGAGAATCTTGGCGGAAACGGGGTAGACCGCTACCACTTTAATCACGATGCCTATGTGACATTCGGTAAGCGCTATGCAGAACAAATGCTTAAAGCTGTTGTTCGTACTCCGGTGGAACCTGTGCCGCAACAGCCGTTCGGAAAAATCGAGAATGGCGAAGCTGTGGCCGGTGATGCTGCCGTGATACCTGGGAAAATTCAAGCCGAAAACTACGATATTACGGGAGTCGGGAGCGGTAACAGTTCGTACAAGGATGACGATTCCGAAAACAAGGGTAATGCTTACCGCAACGATGGCGTAGATATCGAAGAAATCGCGGATGGCTACGCTGTGGGTTATACCATGGAAGGCGAATGGCTGGAATATTCCGTGAATGTCAAGAAAACTGAAACATACAAGATCAGGGTACGCTTCGCTTCGGGTTCTGAAACATCGGGTTTCCAGCTTTTGCTCGACGACAAGGAACTTGGTTCTGCTTTTGTTGCGTCCAAGACGGGCGAGGATTGGAAAACCTACGAAACAGTCGATGTTGGGACCGTTGATTTGACCGAAGGTCCGCACGTTCTCAAGATTTTGATTACCGGAAATTATGTCAATATTGACTGGATTGAATTTGTAGGTGAATCTTTGCCTATTGCTCGCGGGCGCTTGCAAGCGAAGGCTGAACCGCGCAATTATATGGTCTTTGACCCGATGGGTGTTTGTGTTGGTACGATTCGCGCGTTAAATGCAAACGATGCGATGCAACAAGCGAAAATGAATGTTAAGGGAATGAAGAATTTGTATGTGAAAGCGGTTGCTAGATGACAAGCATTTATACCGTCTAACCTAGCACGTCATTCGGAGCATCGCGAAGAATCCAGTGAATTTTTAGGATTGATAAAGGAGTGTGAGATGAAAAAGTGTTTTAACAAAGTCTTGGTAACGTTGTGTGCGTTTGCGGTTTGTGCATCTGCTGCGGTGGATCAGTGCAAGCCGATTGGCTGGGCGACTCGCTCGGGCCGTACTTCGACCGAGTTTAATGTGACCGGCGGCGGAAACGCAACTCCCATTACCGTAAAAACGTTCTCCGATTTGCAAAAGTACGCGAAGGATTCTTCTCCGCGTGTGATTTACATTGACGGTACGCTTGGCGATGGCTGGAGTGGAACGACGGGCAGCCGCCTGAATATTACGGCGTCGAATAAGACGATTATTGGCCTTAAGCCGGGAACACTTTTGAAGGCTCCCATCCACATCACAAGCAAGGCTTCGAATATCATCATCCGAAACATTGTGATTCAGGGCCCAGGCAGCAACGCCGACCAAGCGTGGGACAACCTCACGATTGAAGGCGAATCGAAAAACATCTGGATTGACCATTGCGAATTTTGGGATGGGCAAGATGGCAATGCCGATGTAGTGAAAGGTTCGGACAACGTTACATTTACGTGGTGTATTTTTGGCTATAAGAAAAAGAGTACACACAACTTATCGAACCTCATTGGAAGTTCCGATAACGAACCCGTAAGCGAAGGCAAGTTGAACGTGACTTACATGTTCAACTGGTGGAAGGCTGCAAACCAGCGCAAACCGCGTTGCCGCTACGGAAATGTGCATGTGGTGAATAACCTTTTGACAGGTGATGCTAGCATCACGAACGGAACGGATGTGTTAGGCGTTTCTGCTGGCCACATGTGTAAAGTGCGCACCGAAAGAAATGTGTTCATCAACGAATCGAACCCAATTTATACAGGCAACGCAAACGGCACAGGCGTGAATGAAGTTATAGACAACATTTTTACGAACTGCTCGGGCAACACGAGAGGAACGGGAACCTCTTTCACTCCGCCGTATGAATACACGAGTTTTATGCTCAAGGCAAGTGAAGTCGAAGCCGCCGTGAAAGCGAATGCAGGGGCTACGCTCAAGAACCCGACGGAATGCGATGCCAATTACGTGGAACCGCCGCCACCGACACCGGATAAACAGTACCAAGCCGAAAAAGGAACGATTACGGGTGGCACTTCTGAAAGTAGCAATGCAGGTTATCACGGCGATGGCTATGTGAATTTTGACAAAGGCGGTGATGTCGTCGTGAAAGTCAAGGTTGATACCGCGGGTCAATACAAGTTAAGTATTGATTTTGCGAACGGCTCTGGCGAATCACGTTCGTTAACAGTGAGCGCAGGGCTTGATACAGTGACAGCGCCTTTCAAGGCAACAAGCGCTTGGACCGTTTGGGATTCTGCCGAAGTCTTGATTAATCTAGCCTCGGGTGAAAACGCTGTAAAATTTGCAACACTTGACGGTAAAGATGGCCCAAACATCGACCAGTTCGATGTAATGCTCGTAAAGGCCGCGGAAAAAGATACAACGGAAGAAAAGCCGACATCGAATCGCTTTGCAAATTTGCGTTCGGCGGTTGCTCCGAATGTCTATCGCGTTAGCATTTTCGATACGAAGGGAGCGTTGGTGCGCCGCATGAATGTGGAATCTGCGAAAGTCGGTGACGTTGCTTGGATAACGCGTGGACTGCCTGCTGGCCTATACGTGATGCGTATGACGGCTCCCGGCGCAGGTGTTGAACGCCACCAGTTCATTGCCGTGAAGTGAATGTTTGCTTTGTCATGCCCCGCTTGACGGGGCATCTCGTTTTTTCATACGTCATTCCGGGCTCGTCCCGGAATCACCTTTTCACTCGTCATTCTGGGCTTGACCCGGAATCTAGTACATTTTTTATTTATATTAGCGCTGACATAGCTCTACACTTCGCGGTGTGGGGCGCATAAAAATTTTGAGTAAAAGCTCTTATTCTTGGAACCGAAAATTTGGTAAATCAAGGATACCTGCGATAAAAGGGCGTGACCGGCAAGGATTTGAAAAAAAACTTTTCTCCGATTTCCAAAAGATATTGTATGTAGCGTGATTTGTGCAAGTCCCGCTTGCATAATTTGAAGTTACGAGCGATTTGCGGTCAAAATTTTCGTCCGCAAAAATTTATCGACAATATTTTGCAGTCCTCTTGACGGATTCCATTGTTTAATTTATATTATTAGTGTTCAAATGTATAGTTGAATGCTGCCGTAATTAGCAATTAATGCCCCGCTGTTTCTGCTTGTCTGCGGGGAAGGAGTGAAAGATGAAAGAGCGCAAGTCCTTCAAGGACTGTATCGTGAAACCGGGTGAAATGAGCCCGTATGCAAACCTGTTGGTGGATTTGGCCTTCAAAAAGGCTTTTGATCCGGACAAACCCACTAGCCGAAGTAACCTCATAAATCTGCTGAATGACTTGCTTGAACCGCAACTTAAGCGGCCTATCAAAAATGTGTGGACGCGTAATGTGGCGAAGAATCTAAGTGGTAGCAAGGCGTCACGCACGGCGATTTTTGACTTGCATTGTAAGGATGATGCTGGCAATTTGATTGAAATCGAGGTGCTGATTCGCGAAGTGGACAACTTCATGAAACGCCTTGCGTTTTACGCGAGCGAAATGGTTGCAAACCAGGCTGAGCCTGGAGATGATTGGAATTTTGATGTTCAGCCGACCTATGTGATTGCCTTGACGCGTTTCCCTGTTTTCTGCGATGAGCGGGCTGTCCACCGAGCAACTGCAATCGACATGGATAGTGGCGTGCAGTTTATGGATTCCTTTAATTTTACGACAATTGAGCTTTCGAAGGTTCCCTTCTTTATTGAAAAGACTTCTAGTGACTTGAGTAAGTGGCTGTTTTTCTTCCGTTATCTCAATTGGCTCAAGGAACTTCCCGAGGAGTTGGATGAAGAAAAATTCAAGGACTTGACGGAGAGTGCAAAAGTGTCTAAGTTTTCCAAGAAAGAGTTTGAGGCTTATCGGAATATGTACCACAAGGTCTGGGATCATAATGCTCTGAGGAAGGGATTCTTCAAGGAGTTCGCGGATGATATCAACGCGAAAGTTGCAGAAGGAGTCTCCGAAAATAAGCGTGAAATCGCAAAGAATTTGATAAAGCTCGGTGATTCAGATGAAAAAATAGCCGCGGTCACAGATCTCTCTTTGGAAGACATCGTTGTGCTGCGCAGTCAGCTTGAAGAATAGAGACATTTTTTTGATTATATTTTTATATAACCAAAGTGAGGGGCTTTGCTGATGCAAAAAATTATTTCAAGATTTCTTTTTACTGTAGCTATTTGTGGGGTTGCTTTTTGCGGTGCCGCTGACGATGTCAAGTTGTACATGAATGCGGATGCGCTTCCGAATGCGCTCAACTTTTTGCCGCCTCCGCCAAAGGTGGGTTCGGCTGCGTTTGCGTATGATTCTTCGCAATATGTGTGGGGAAAGTCCATGCGTGCAGATTCTGCGCGTGCCGCTCTTGCGCTTGCACAGGCTACGGTTGATGTTGCTGAAATGGCGGTACTGTTCAGCGAAGCTTTCGGCATGGAAATTTCGTCAAAGAAAACTCCGGCGATTTTGAATGTTCTCAAGCGTGGCGTGCTGACGATGCGTCTTGCGGCTCGTGGCCCCAAGCAGTTTTACAAGAGACCGCGCCCTTACGAATACTTTAACGAATCGACGCTTATTCCGAGCGCAGACGAAGAACATCGCAATACGGGATCGTTCCCGTCGAGCCATACGGTTCGCGGGTGGGCAATGGCGCTTTTGCTTGCCGAAATCAACCCCACTGCTCAAGATGCGTTGCTGAAGTATGGCTATGAGTGGGGGCAAAGTCGTGTGATTGCGGGATTCCACTGGCAAAGTGATGTGGATGCTTCGAAGTTGATAATTTCAGGATGTTATGCTCGTTTGCATGCGGATGAATCTTTCAATGCCGATATGCGCAAGGCTCGTGCCGAGTTCAGGAGGCTTTCAGCCAAGAGCAAAAGATAAGCACGAAAAAGTGGACTAGCAGAAGTTTATTGGTGCCGAAATTTGCGCGTGTCTATTGCAATTAAATCTTCTGCAAGAACTCGACAAGTTCGCGATTAAGCGCGTTGTTGAGCGTATCCGCTTCTTGGACTGTGAGGTGCTCGTTGCCTTCGAAATCATGGGCGCGTTCTCCGCAGATGTCAATCCCAAGAATTTTGTGGCCTGCGGCTAGGGTGGTGATGCATTCTTTGAGTGCATCGAGCGTTAGCGAACCTTGATCCCAGTTGGTTGCGGCGTAAGCGGACGAGAGTGCATCTTTGTCGATGGAAATGTAGAGGGAATATGGAGACGAAAGACGAGAGACGAGTAGGCTGCCAGGTGAGTGTCGCAACGGCAAATTTATTTGCTGATATGACCGAACCGCAGCACCTGACGCCGATGGCGTCAAAGACGAGAGAAATGTTTGAGACGAGTGTTTGGTTAGTTCACTTTCTTTGATGAATGTAACTTTATCTAAAATATCCGCTTCCTCGGATTGTGAAAGTTCTTTGTGGACGGTTTCCACGAGTTCATCTTTGACTCCGATGATTATGGCGTTTTGAATAAACTTGTTGTTGTCGAGGACTTCTTTGACCCAGCCACCGCAACTTAAAATTCCGCCGAAACGGGGTGGCTGCA
It contains:
- a CDS encoding phosphatase PAP2 family protein, translating into MQKIISRFLFTVAICGVAFCGAADDVKLYMNADALPNALNFLPPPPKVGSAAFAYDSSQYVWGKSMRADSARAALALAQATVDVAEMAVLFSEAFGMEISSKKTPAILNVLKRGVLTMRLAARGPKQFYKRPRPYEYFNESTLIPSADEEHRNTGSFPSSHTVRGWAMALLLAEINPTAQDALLKYGYEWGQSRVIAGFHWQSDVDASKLIISGCYARLHADESFNADMRKARAEFRRLSAKSKR
- a CDS encoding Rpn family recombination-promoting nuclease/putative transposase gives rise to the protein MKERKSFKDCIVKPGEMSPYANLLVDLAFKKAFDPDKPTSRSNLINLLNDLLEPQLKRPIKNVWTRNVAKNLSGSKASRTAIFDLHCKDDAGNLIEIEVLIREVDNFMKRLAFYASEMVANQAEPGDDWNFDVQPTYVIALTRFPVFCDERAVHRATAIDMDSGVQFMDSFNFTTIELSKVPFFIEKTSSDLSKWLFFFRYLNWLKELPEELDEEKFKDLTESAKVSKFSKKEFEAYRNMYHKVWDHNALRKGFFKEFADDINAKVAEGVSENKREIAKNLIKLGDSDEKIAAVTDLSLEDIVVLRSQLEE
- a CDS encoding cell wall metabolism sensor histidine kinase WalK — encoded protein: MALLAAIVVAAILIAIGLSRVFISPLQKLVDQLGTPEWMNIENIYKEIEPLVNVIRKQDLELQLTIEQLSNEKQKISHLKDEFTANASHELKTPLTSISGYAELIESGMAKPEDVKVFAGKIHKEAKRLQSIANDIITLSKLNNRESEPFDLSEKINLWNLSHSCIESLLLNANKKSIQLSLDGNPTAEILGNSKLIYEMVFNLVDNAIRYTEQGGKVVVLVEPNAIVVKETGIGIPEESQSRIFERFYRVDKSRSKETGGTGLGLAIVKHIAEVHHATIHLKSTVGFGTEIQVGFNSFSK
- a CDS encoding CBM35 domain-containing protein; the encoded protein is MKKCFNKVLVTLCAFAVCASAAVDQCKPIGWATRSGRTSTEFNVTGGGNATPITVKTFSDLQKYAKDSSPRVIYIDGTLGDGWSGTTGSRLNITASNKTIIGLKPGTLLKAPIHITSKASNIIIRNIVIQGPGSNADQAWDNLTIEGESKNIWIDHCEFWDGQDGNADVVKGSDNVTFTWCIFGYKKKSTHNLSNLIGSSDNEPVSEGKLNVTYMFNWWKAANQRKPRCRYGNVHVVNNLLTGDASITNGTDVLGVSAGHMCKVRTERNVFINESNPIYTGNANGTGVNEVIDNIFTNCSGNTRGTGTSFTPPYEYTSFMLKASEVEAAVKANAGATLKNPTECDANYVEPPPPTPDKQYQAEKGTITGGTSESSNAGYHGDGYVNFDKGGDVVVKVKVDTAGQYKLSIDFANGSGESRSLTVSAGLDTVTAPFKATSAWTVWDSAEVLINLASGENAVKFATLDGKDGPNIDQFDVMLVKAAEKDTTEEKPTSNRFANLRSAVAPNVYRVSIFDTKGALVRRMNVESAKVGDVAWITRGLPAGLYVMRMTAPGAGVERHQFIAVK
- a CDS encoding sialate O-acetylesterase translates to MFVGYSKTLAGMAFALGISLFGTLHAAPDPNFHIYIAYGQSNMGGTADAQSADKAEHPRFKIFATQKCSGKGRNTLGEVYPAVPSLFNCGNTISIADWFGRTMADSMPDVTVGIIPVAVGGASIKLFDKDQYASYLSTAETWLQNYAKEYASDGNVYKTIVDIAKKAKEVGVIKGFIFHQGETDGGYSDWPKIVKKTRDDILKALDMSSDTVPFVAGELLRDGCCYSDRVSKLPNTMDNTYYATSENLGGNGVDRYHFNHDAYVTFGKRYAEQMLKAVVRTPVEPVPQQPFGKIENGEAVAGDAAVIPGKIQAENYDITGVGSGNSSYKDDDSENKGNAYRNDGVDIEEIADGYAVGYTMEGEWLEYSVNVKKTETYKIRVRFASGSETSGFQLLLDDKELGSAFVASKTGEDWKTYETVDVGTVDLTEGPHVLKILITGNYVNIDWIEFVGESLPIARGRLQAKAEPRNYMVFDPMGVCVGTIRALNANDAMQQAKMNVKGMKNLYVKAVAR